The Rhodopseudomonas palustris genome window below encodes:
- a CDS encoding DEAD/DEAH box helicase, with protein sequence MSFSNLGLSEKVQAAVAAAGYVSPTPIQQQAIPHVLARKDVLGIAQTGTGKTAAFVLPMLTMLEKGRARARMPRTLILEPTRELAAQVKEQFDKYGAGQKLNVALLIGGVSFGDQDLKLTRGVDVLIATPGRLLDHTERGGLLLTGVEMLIIDEADRMLDMGFIPDIERICKLVPFTRQTLFFTATMPNEIRRITETFLHNPEKVEVSKPASTAVTVTQSQVPCGREPHEKRETLRRLIRGATDLKNAIIFCNRKREVALLAKSLQRHGFSVGALHGDMDQTARMAALEAFRKGDLPILVASDVAARGLDIPEVSHVFNFDVPHHPDDYVHRIGRTGRAGRTGTAVTIVAPSDQKSMAAVEKLIGQAIPRAEVGPSVESEAVSPEAEAETERPSRSRRAAPEGRQREPRREPREQRERKPRREPRSPASPAPAPTPHASFGSPPPARDTSSEPGDHSHLPAFLLRPVRARG encoded by the coding sequence ATGTCTTTTTCCAATCTGGGACTTTCCGAGAAAGTCCAAGCCGCCGTCGCCGCCGCCGGTTACGTTTCGCCCACTCCCATTCAACAGCAGGCGATCCCCCACGTCCTCGCCCGCAAGGACGTCCTCGGCATCGCCCAGACCGGCACCGGCAAGACCGCCGCCTTCGTACTGCCGATGCTGACGATGCTCGAAAAGGGCCGCGCCCGCGCCCGGATGCCGCGCACCCTGATCCTCGAACCGACCCGCGAACTCGCCGCCCAGGTCAAGGAGCAGTTCGACAAATACGGCGCCGGCCAGAAACTCAACGTCGCCCTGCTGATCGGCGGCGTCTCGTTCGGTGATCAGGACCTCAAGCTCACCCGCGGCGTCGACGTGCTGATCGCCACCCCGGGCCGCCTGCTCGACCACACCGAACGCGGCGGCCTGCTGCTCACCGGCGTCGAGATGCTGATCATCGACGAAGCCGACCGCATGCTCGACATGGGCTTCATCCCGGACATCGAGCGGATCTGCAAGCTGGTCCCGTTCACCCGCCAGACCCTGTTCTTCACCGCGACGATGCCGAACGAAATCCGGCGCATCACCGAGACCTTCCTGCACAATCCTGAAAAGGTCGAAGTCAGCAAGCCGGCCTCGACCGCGGTGACGGTGACCCAGTCGCAGGTTCCTTGCGGCCGCGAGCCGCACGAGAAGCGCGAGACGCTACGCCGGCTGATCCGCGGCGCCACCGACCTCAAGAACGCGATCATCTTCTGCAACCGCAAGCGCGAAGTCGCGCTACTGGCGAAATCGCTGCAGCGTCACGGCTTCAGCGTTGGCGCGCTGCACGGCGACATGGACCAGACCGCGCGCATGGCCGCGCTGGAAGCGTTCCGCAAGGGTGACCTGCCGATCCTGGTCGCGTCCGACGTCGCCGCCCGCGGCCTCGACATTCCGGAAGTGAGCCACGTCTTCAATTTCGACGTTCCGCATCACCCCGACGACTACGTCCACCGGATCGGCCGCACCGGCCGCGCCGGCCGCACCGGTACTGCGGTGACGATCGTCGCGCCATCCGACCAGAAGTCGATGGCCGCGGTCGAAAAGCTGATCGGCCAGGCGATCCCGCGCGCCGAGGTCGGGCCCTCGGTCGAGAGCGAGGCTGTCAGCCCCGAGGCCGAAGCCGAGACCGAGCGCCCGTCACGCTCCCGCCGCGCCGCGCCGGAAGGCCGCCAGCGCGAACCGCGCCGCGAGCCGCGCGAACAGCGCGAGCGCAAACCGCGCCGCGAGCCCCGCAGCCCCGCAAGCCCCGCA
- a CDS encoding AraC family transcriptional regulator, with translation MNSEDIVSYSDQELLQDFPLVRSHDPVEARDILRRYGVDMIVSNPSDFFMRTNLAELPHIGLYFVHSSGATRLLIPEREIALVHLCLEGDALLTSGNRRVELSQGAACICSPGVSAQLEFGQNSRQLLLRMPQRVLERTVSSLVGFKPRQPILFEPAICNDEPRYLGFRELTTLLASRLDSSYSVWPKNVLLHLEQSCITALLYCSRHNLGHLLENANAVSDDVPRYVRTAEHYVESHRDEDISVEDVARIAGVSISTLTRAFLKHRGYSPSAYVKRAKLNHAKQLLETGAATTLIGVALRCGFANPSRFAQDYREAFGESPTETLRRCRPDRGPETQKH, from the coding sequence ATGAATTCGGAAGACATCGTTTCATATTCGGATCAGGAATTACTGCAGGATTTCCCGCTGGTGCGGAGCCACGATCCGGTTGAAGCGAGAGACATCCTTCGGCGCTACGGCGTCGACATGATCGTCTCGAATCCCAGCGACTTCTTCATGCGGACCAACCTCGCCGAGCTGCCGCATATCGGCTTGTATTTCGTCCACAGTTCCGGTGCGACCCGGCTACTGATCCCCGAGCGCGAGATCGCGTTGGTGCATCTTTGCCTGGAGGGCGATGCGCTACTCACCAGCGGCAATCGCCGCGTCGAACTGTCGCAAGGCGCAGCTTGTATTTGTTCGCCGGGGGTGAGCGCCCAGCTCGAATTCGGACAGAACTCGCGGCAACTGCTGCTGCGGATGCCGCAGCGGGTGCTGGAGCGGACCGTCTCGTCGCTGGTCGGCTTCAAGCCGCGGCAGCCGATCCTGTTCGAGCCGGCGATCTGCAACGATGAGCCACGCTATCTCGGCTTCAGAGAGCTGACGACGCTGCTCGCCTCACGGCTAGACTCCAGCTACTCGGTGTGGCCGAAGAACGTGCTGCTCCATCTGGAGCAGTCCTGCATCACGGCGCTGCTGTATTGCAGCCGGCACAATCTCGGCCATCTGCTTGAGAATGCCAACGCGGTGAGCGACGACGTGCCGCGCTACGTCCGCACGGCGGAGCACTACGTCGAGAGCCACCGCGACGAAGACATCAGCGTCGAGGACGTGGCGCGGATTGCCGGCGTCAGCATCTCCACCCTCACCCGCGCCTTCCTCAAGCATCGCGGCTACTCGCCCTCGGCCTACGTCAAGCGCGCCAAGCTCAATCACGCCAAGCAGCTGCTGGAGACCGGCGCCGCGACGACGCTGATCGGCGTCGCGCTCCGCTGCGGCTTTGCCAACCCGAGCCGGTTCGCTCAGGACTACCGGGAGGCATTCGGGGAATCGCCGACCGAAACGCTCCGCCGCTGCCGGCCCGATCGGGGCCCCGAGACGCAAAAACATTAA
- a CDS encoding methyl-accepting chemotaxis protein yields the protein MQLSNVKLLYKIIGCFLLLSVVVGFGVWFAASKMEEIDRTYASMLENEVQGMKANFRANARLFNFGRMSWRIIAETDPAEMQKLSREIAANHKEFSDFIAQAKKGLPQFAADFDRIDRMFDDMMTKEYPPLEQATMANNNELAVRLAKDIAKHNQAVRDAQFAISNKLDKELSDRSHAASADVASTIKLTVLLVGGGFLAVLALAFAIVQFGIARPIGRLVGDLQAMARGQDVEVSGTERGDEIGQTANAVNGIKLMLAEKARQEAAGKAEQDRIIAVQRKQEMEKLAYQFEAAVGEVIRAVSSASTDLEASATTLTSSAQRAQEVTTSVAAASEQASANVQSVASATEEMASSVTEISRQVQDSARIAHEAVTQAQRTNERVGDLSQAATRIGDVVELINTIAGQTNLLALNATIEAARAGEAGRGFAVVAAEVKALAEQTAKATGEISQHIGGIQAATHESVNAIREIGATISKMSEIASTIASAVEEQGAATQEISRNVQQAAQGTQQVSASVVDVQRGANETGSASTQVLAAAQSLANDSNRLRMEVGKFLETVRAA from the coding sequence ATGCAGCTTTCGAACGTCAAATTGCTCTACAAGATCATCGGCTGTTTCTTATTGCTCAGCGTCGTCGTCGGCTTCGGAGTCTGGTTCGCCGCTTCGAAGATGGAGGAGATCGACCGGACCTACGCGTCGATGCTCGAAAACGAAGTGCAGGGCATGAAGGCGAACTTCCGCGCCAACGCCCGCCTATTCAATTTTGGGCGGATGTCATGGCGGATCATTGCCGAAACCGATCCGGCGGAAATGCAGAAGCTCAGCCGAGAAATTGCGGCCAATCATAAGGAATTCAGCGATTTCATCGCGCAGGCGAAAAAGGGCCTGCCGCAGTTTGCCGCGGACTTCGATCGGATCGATCGGATGTTCGACGACATGATGACGAAGGAATACCCCCCGCTCGAGCAGGCCACAATGGCCAACAACAACGAGCTCGCGGTCCGTCTGGCCAAGGACATTGCCAAACACAATCAGGCCGTGCGCGACGCTCAATTTGCAATCAGTAATAAACTCGACAAGGAGCTGAGCGATCGCTCGCACGCGGCGTCGGCCGATGTCGCCAGCACCATCAAGCTGACGGTTCTGCTGGTCGGCGGCGGCTTCCTCGCCGTGCTGGCGCTTGCCTTTGCGATCGTGCAGTTCGGCATCGCCCGTCCGATTGGTCGGCTGGTCGGCGATCTGCAGGCGATGGCGCGAGGCCAGGACGTCGAGGTCTCGGGCACCGAACGCGGCGACGAAATCGGCCAGACCGCCAATGCGGTCAACGGCATCAAGCTGATGCTCGCCGAGAAGGCCCGGCAGGAAGCCGCGGGCAAGGCCGAGCAGGACCGCATCATTGCGGTCCAGCGCAAGCAGGAGATGGAGAAGCTCGCGTATCAGTTCGAGGCCGCGGTCGGTGAAGTGATCCGCGCGGTGTCGTCCGCCTCGACCGACCTCGAAGCGTCTGCGACGACGCTGACGTCGAGCGCGCAGCGTGCGCAGGAAGTCACCACGTCGGTCGCGGCGGCTTCCGAGCAGGCCTCCGCGAACGTGCAGTCGGTGGCGTCGGCGACCGAGGAGATGGCCTCGTCGGTCACCGAGATCAGCCGGCAGGTTCAGGACTCCGCGCGCATCGCCCATGAGGCGGTGACTCAGGCGCAACGCACCAACGAACGCGTCGGCGATCTGTCGCAGGCGGCGACGCGGATCGGCGATGTGGTCGAACTGATCAACACCATCGCCGGCCAGACCAATCTGCTGGCGCTCAACGCGACGATCGAAGCGGCGCGCGCCGGCGAGGCGGGCCGTGGCTTTGCGGTGGTGGCGGCGGAAGTGAAGGCGCTCGCCGAGCAGACCGCCAAGGCGACCGGTGAGATCAGTCAGCACATCGGCGGCATCCAGGCTGCGACGCATGAATCGGTGAACGCGATCCGCGAGATCGGCGCCACGATTTCGAAGATGTCGGAGATCGCGTCGACCATCGCCTCGGCGGTGGAAGAGCAGGGCGCCGCGACGCAGGAGATCTCGCGCAACGTCCAGCAGGCCGCGCAAGGTACGCAGCAGGTCTCTGCGAGCGTGGTCGACGTGCAGCGTGGCGCCAACGAGACCGGCTCGGCATCGACGCAGGTGTTGGCGGCGGCGCAATCGCTCGCCAATGACAGCAACCGGCTGAGGATGGAAGTCGGCAAGTTCCTCGAGACGGTCCGCGCGGCGTAA
- a CDS encoding caspase family protein, whose translation MRSIGRAGTRHGAALFAAVTCVLALLVAGPASAAKRVALVIGNDDYRNVPRLQKAVNDARTIGDALKTLGFQVMVAENQTRAAFSQSLLAFDTTIEPGDTAFFFYAGHGFEIAGQNYLLPIDVPAATEGQEELVRDASIMADRIIDRLQNRGARTAILVLDACRNNPFERRGVRALAGRGGLAPMTTLPEGVFSIFSAGPRQTALDRLSDNDSNPNSVFTRVFVKQLLDPGDNLVQVAQRTRRAVSEMADTIGHKQVPVYFDQMVDDVFLNGRPQPSAAATEPSQKVAALPPVAPLKPPASETLNAPIASFSRHNGGWTVSFSIADPTLGISWRMGEGAFRETGFMDALDPRTRKRMPNPSIQLPADAPAGTIELRYIDAQGEMQGPFPIKFEPEAALIRDQRKILDMTATSWLSFRDYNGLLVYYTHLMSYRCAIREVRIGIDSAVPDKVLKMPPCDMRDPIAIPSSAQPYLKLAPNVQSVSVELTYRDGSVSEIKTFRR comes from the coding sequence ATGCGATCGATCGGAAGGGCCGGCACGCGGCACGGAGCTGCGCTATTTGCGGCCGTCACCTGCGTGCTTGCGCTACTGGTCGCCGGCCCCGCATCGGCTGCGAAGCGGGTCGCGCTGGTGATCGGCAACGACGATTACCGCAACGTCCCCAGGCTGCAGAAGGCGGTCAACGACGCGCGCACGATTGGCGACGCGCTGAAGACCCTCGGCTTCCAGGTGATGGTGGCCGAGAACCAAACTCGCGCCGCGTTCAGCCAAAGCCTGCTGGCGTTCGACACCACGATCGAACCCGGCGACACCGCGTTCTTTTTCTACGCCGGTCATGGCTTCGAGATCGCGGGGCAGAACTACCTGCTGCCGATCGACGTGCCGGCCGCCACCGAAGGCCAGGAGGAACTGGTGCGTGACGCCTCGATCATGGCGGACCGCATCATCGACCGGCTGCAGAACCGCGGTGCGCGCACCGCGATCCTGGTGCTCGATGCGTGCCGCAACAACCCGTTCGAACGCCGCGGCGTGCGCGCACTGGCCGGGCGCGGCGGGCTTGCGCCGATGACGACGCTGCCTGAAGGCGTATTTTCGATTTTCTCAGCCGGCCCGCGGCAGACCGCGCTCGACCGGTTGTCCGACAACGACAGCAATCCGAACTCGGTGTTCACCCGGGTGTTCGTGAAGCAGTTGCTCGATCCCGGCGACAACCTGGTGCAGGTGGCGCAGCGCACCCGGCGCGCCGTCAGCGAGATGGCAGATACCATCGGCCACAAACAGGTCCCGGTGTATTTCGACCAGATGGTCGACGACGTCTTCCTGAACGGTCGGCCGCAGCCAAGCGCCGCCGCGACGGAGCCTTCGCAGAAGGTCGCCGCACTGCCGCCGGTCGCGCCGCTGAAGCCGCCGGCCTCGGAGACGCTGAATGCGCCGATCGCCAGCTTCTCCCGGCACAACGGCGGCTGGACGGTGTCGTTCTCGATTGCCGATCCGACGCTCGGCATCTCGTGGCGGATGGGCGAGGGCGCATTCCGCGAAACCGGCTTCATGGACGCGCTCGATCCGCGCACCCGCAAGCGGATGCCGAACCCGTCGATCCAGCTTCCCGCGGACGCGCCCGCCGGCACCATCGAGCTGCGCTACATCGATGCGCAAGGCGAGATGCAGGGGCCGTTTCCGATCAAGTTCGAACCGGAGGCGGCGCTGATCCGCGATCAGCGCAAGATCCTCGACATGACGGCGACCAGCTGGCTGTCGTTCCGCGACTACAATGGCCTGCTCGTGTACTACACGCACCTGATGTCGTATCGCTGCGCGATCCGCGAAGTCCGGATCGGGATCGACAGTGCGGTGCCTGACAAGGTGCTGAAGATGCCGCCCTGCGATATGCGCGATCCGATCGCGATTCCGAGCAGCGCGCAGCCCTATCTGAAGCTGGCTCCGAACGTGCAATCGGTGTCGGTCGAGCTGACCTACCGTGACGGCAGCGTGTCGGAGATCAAGACGTTCCGCCGGTGA
- a CDS encoding helix-turn-helix transcriptional regulator, whose translation MTPDQNALGSYLRSRRTRLDPAALGFSIGRRRTPGLRREEVAQRANISPTWYTWLEQGRGGAPSAAVLDRIAKGLMLTEPEREHLFMLGLGRPPEVRYTPTDGISPRLQRVLDAMPLSPAIIKTATWDVVGWNKAAAALLTDYSKLPREQRNILRLLFGNARKRARQEDWSSVARFVVGAFRADVARAGAAGTEEVSRLVDELCRLSTEFAALWQDNDVVAHGEGVKCIKHPEAGRLDLEFSSFAVEGRPELGMIVYNPASPQVAERVRALIEAKGAS comes from the coding sequence GTGACTCCTGATCAGAACGCGCTCGGTTCCTATTTGCGCAGCCGCCGGACGCGACTCGACCCGGCCGCGCTCGGTTTCTCCATCGGTCGGCGCCGCACGCCTGGACTGCGGCGCGAGGAAGTGGCGCAGCGCGCCAATATCAGCCCCACTTGGTACACTTGGCTCGAACAGGGCCGCGGCGGCGCGCCGTCGGCCGCGGTGCTTGATCGCATCGCCAAGGGCCTGATGCTGACCGAACCCGAACGGGAGCATCTGTTCATGCTCGGCCTCGGCAGGCCGCCGGAAGTGCGATACACGCCCACCGACGGCATCTCGCCGCGATTGCAGCGGGTGCTGGACGCGATGCCGCTCAGTCCGGCCATTATCAAGACCGCAACCTGGGACGTCGTCGGCTGGAACAAGGCCGCTGCGGCACTGCTCACGGACTACAGCAAGCTGCCGCGCGAGCAACGCAACATCCTGCGCCTGCTGTTCGGCAATGCTCGCAAGCGAGCCCGGCAGGAAGACTGGAGCAGCGTGGCGCGCTTCGTCGTCGGCGCGTTCCGTGCCGACGTGGCCCGCGCCGGCGCCGCCGGTACTGAAGAAGTGTCCCGATTGGTGGATGAGCTGTGCCGGCTCAGCACCGAATTCGCCGCGCTGTGGCAGGACAACGACGTCGTCGCGCATGGCGAAGGCGTCAAGTGCATCAAACACCCAGAGGCCGGTCGTCTGGACCTGGAGTTCTCGTCCTTCGCGGTCGAGGGGCGCCCCGAGCTCGGCATGATCGTCTATAATCCTGCCTCGCCGCAGGTGGCCGAGCGCGTTCGTGCACTGATCGAGGCGAAGGGCGCCTCATGA
- a CDS encoding SDR family oxidoreductase, translated as MRVFLTGATGFVGSHVLKELLAAGHQVTGLTRSDAGERWLAQAGASVHRGTLEDAGSLARGAEQADAVIHTAFDHTFSRYLENCAKDARVISALAEVLKGSDRPLIITSATGIGSPGAGLPAVEEVVDWAHALPRIASERAGREAADKGVSVAVVRLPQVHDTEKQGLISPLIDIGRAKGVSAYVGDGSNLWSAVHIDDAARLYRLALEHHQAGARYHAAAEEGVSMRRIAETIGAGLGVPVAALQADEAVGHFGWLAPFMAMDMRASSAATRSRLNWTPTGPDLLTDLKAMDYLKLRTAS; from the coding sequence ATGCGTGTCTTCCTCACTGGTGCGACCGGCTTCGTCGGTTCGCACGTCCTCAAAGAACTGCTTGCCGCCGGCCATCAGGTGACCGGGCTGACCCGATCCGATGCGGGCGAGCGTTGGCTGGCTCAGGCAGGCGCCAGCGTTCATCGCGGCACACTGGAAGATGCCGGCAGTCTCGCGCGCGGGGCCGAGCAGGCGGATGCCGTGATCCACACGGCGTTTGATCACACCTTCTCGCGCTATCTTGAGAATTGCGCCAAGGACGCGCGCGTGATCAGCGCGTTGGCGGAGGTGCTGAAGGGCTCGGACCGGCCGCTGATTATTACGTCGGCGACCGGCATCGGCTCCCCCGGGGCCGGTCTGCCAGCCGTGGAGGAGGTGGTCGACTGGGCTCACGCTTTGCCGCGGATCGCCAGCGAGCGCGCCGGCCGGGAGGCCGCCGACAAGGGCGTCTCGGTAGCGGTGGTGCGGCTGCCGCAGGTGCACGACACCGAAAAGCAGGGGCTGATCTCGCCACTGATCGACATCGGCCGGGCCAAGGGCGTGTCGGCCTATGTGGGCGACGGCAGCAACCTTTGGTCGGCTGTCCATATCGACGATGCCGCGCGCCTGTATCGGCTCGCTCTCGAACATCACCAGGCTGGCGCCCGCTATCATGCGGCCGCCGAGGAAGGCGTCAGTATGCGCCGAATCGCCGAGACGATCGGCGCAGGTCTCGGCGTTCCGGTGGCCGCGTTGCAGGCGGACGAGGCGGTCGGTCACTTCGGCTGGCTGGCGCCGTTCATGGCGATGGACATGCGGGCGTCGAGCGCCGCAACGCGTAGCCGGTTGAACTGGACACCGACCGGCCCCGACCTGCTCACCGATCTAAAGGCGATGGACTATCTCAAGCTGCGCACGGCGAGCTGA
- the aqpZ gene encoding aquaporin Z, whose amino-acid sequence MNINKYLAEMIGTFWLTFAGCGSAVIAAGFPQVGIGLVGVSLAFGLSVVTMAYAIGHISGCHLNPAVTLGLAAGGRFPVKQIAPYIIAQVLGAIAAAALLYLIASGAAGFDLAKGFASNGYGAHSPGQYNLVACFVMEVVMTMMFLFVIMGSTHGKAPAGFAPLAIGLALVMIHLVSIPVTNTSVNPARSTGPALFVGGWAIGQLWLFWVAPLIGGVLGGVIYRVLSPEPTGVVEGVKAR is encoded by the coding sequence ATGAATATTAATAAGTATCTTGCGGAGATGATCGGCACGTTCTGGCTCACCTTCGCCGGCTGCGGCAGTGCGGTGATCGCAGCGGGATTTCCCCAGGTCGGCATCGGCCTTGTCGGCGTGTCGCTGGCGTTCGGGCTCAGCGTCGTCACCATGGCCTACGCGATCGGGCACATCTCCGGCTGTCACCTCAATCCGGCAGTGACGCTGGGCCTCGCCGCGGGGGGACGTTTCCCGGTCAAGCAGATCGCCCCGTACATCATCGCCCAGGTGCTCGGCGCGATCGCCGCGGCGGCGCTGCTGTATCTGATCGCCAGCGGCGCGGCCGGCTTCGACCTCGCAAAGGGCTTTGCCTCAAACGGCTACGGTGCGCATTCGCCGGGCCAGTACAATCTGGTCGCCTGCTTCGTCATGGAAGTGGTGATGACCATGATGTTCCTGTTCGTGATCATGGGCTCGACCCACGGCAAGGCGCCGGCCGGCTTCGCGCCGCTGGCGATCGGCCTGGCGCTGGTGATGATCCATCTGGTCAGCATTCCGGTGACCAACACCTCGGTCAATCCGGCCCGCAGCACCGGTCCGGCGCTGTTCGTTGGCGGCTGGGCGATCGGCCAGCTCTGGCTGTTCTGGGTGGCGCCGTTGATCGGCGGTGTACTCGGCGGCGTGATCTATCGTGTGCTCAGCCCTGAGCCGACCGGCGTGGTCGAAGGCGTCAAGGCGCGATAG